A single genomic interval of Selenobaculum gibii harbors:
- the amaP gene encoding alkaline shock response membrane anchor protein AmaP — MKILDRFFLLIFSLTIFTLSTGVAIVSLHLFSDDFLQNNLIYLYSQWETGVVALLIAIIALRLLLVSCKSAHSNKNFNAIVVVTELGQVNVTVAAIKNLLTKSIQAINGVRDIQVLVYADKPSKNTNESSRLNLKLKIVVGPDQIIPELTNKITQLVKERMQQIVGIDVMDVEVCIEDISNTVASKPRVV; from the coding sequence ATGAAGATACTAGATCGATTTTTTCTTCTAATTTTTAGTTTAACGATATTTACTCTAAGTACGGGTGTAGCGATTGTATCTCTACACCTGTTTTCTGATGATTTTTTACAGAATAATTTAATTTATTTATATTCACAATGGGAAACTGGAGTAGTAGCGCTTTTGATAGCAATAATTGCTTTAAGATTGTTATTGGTGAGCTGTAAGTCAGCACATTCAAATAAAAATTTCAATGCTATTGTTGTTGTTACTGAGTTAGGTCAAGTGAATGTTACTGTTGCAGCGATAAAAAACTTATTAACAAAAAGTATTCAAGCGATAAATGGCGTGCGAGATATTCAAGTTTTAGTATATGCGGACAAGCCTTCTAAAAATACGAATGAATCAAGTCGATTAAATCTTAAGTTAAAAATTGTTGTGGGGCCGGATCAAATTATTCCGGAGCTAACAAATAAAATTACGCAACTTGTCAAGGAACGAATGCAGCAAATTGTGGGAATTGATGTTATGGATGTAGAGGTTTGTATTGAGGATATATCTAATACAGTGGCTTCGAAACCTAGAGTTGTTTAA
- the nusB gene encoding transcription antitermination factor NusB: MSRRNAREVALQALFQLDFNEMESVEALESALNEKKNMSDSAREYAKILVCGTKDHLGKIDELISKHSTEWKVNRMPSVDRNIVRIALYELGFSEEKLAANIVINEAVELAKRFGTDSSPKFVNGILGAFIKEAQ; the protein is encoded by the coding sequence ATGAGTCGTAGAAATGCAAGAGAAGTAGCATTACAAGCGCTATTTCAATTAGATTTTAATGAAATGGAAAGCGTAGAAGCATTAGAATCTGCACTGAATGAGAAAAAAAATATGAGCGATAGCGCGAGAGAATATGCAAAAATCCTTGTCTGTGGAACAAAAGATCATTTGGGTAAAATTGATGAATTGATTTCTAAACATTCTACAGAATGGAAAGTAAATCGTATGCCAAGTGTGGATCGGAATATTGTTCGTATTGCTTTATATGAACTTGGCTTTAGCGAAGAAAAATTAGCGGCTAATATTGTTATTAATGAAGCTGTTGAGCTTGCAAAGAGATTTGGTACAGATTCATCACCTAAATTTGTAAATGGAATATTGGGTGCGTTTATAAAAGAGGCACAATAA
- a CDS encoding DUF1540 domain-containing protein, which translates to MAKDVKCIVSNCQYYGSGDSCQASSIEVCTDKKSCGCSAETNCKTFRAR; encoded by the coding sequence ATGGCTAAAGATGTTAAATGTATAGTTAGCAATTGTCAATATTATGGATCAGGTGATTCCTGCCAAGCAAGCTCTATTGAAGTATGTACGGATAAAAAAAGCTGTGGTTGCTCAGCAGAAACAAACTGTAAAACATTTCGCGCAAGATAA
- a CDS encoding Asp23/Gls24 family envelope stress response protein yields the protein MDKVVETNVNTGGTIRIADEVVSIIAGLAATEVDGISAMSGGLAGGIAEILGKKNFAKGVKVEVGEREAAVDLYIIVEYGVRIPDVALTVQENVKKAIENMTGLNVVEVNVHVQGVGFPEDNKVEDTRVR from the coding sequence ATGGATAAAGTAGTTGAAACGAATGTAAATACAGGTGGTACAATTCGTATTGCGGATGAAGTAGTTAGTATTATTGCTGGGCTAGCGGCAACGGAAGTGGATGGAATATCTGCGATGAGCGGTGGGCTTGCAGGCGGAATTGCTGAGATTTTAGGTAAAAAAAATTTTGCTAAAGGTGTCAAGGTAGAAGTTGGAGAACGTGAGGCTGCCGTTGATTTATATATTATTGTTGAATATGGTGTACGTATTCCAGATGTTGCGTTGACTGTTCAAGAAAATGTAAAAAAAGCAATTGAAAATATGACTGGGCTTAATGTAGTCGAAGTAAATGTTCATGTACAAGGGGTCGGATTTCCAGAAGATAATAAGGTTGAAGACACAAGAGTTCGTTAA
- a CDS encoding SpoIIIAH-like family protein, with amino-acid sequence MIIELKKHKNYIIIVCFFILLGILYIIRNIEYMKNAKADSSNAVQVVSKIEEEPLNNVDFFMEYRLERDKMRSEQSDVLRESIKNGQTEEIRKNAQANILKILQEKERENEMESLIRAKGFSDALVFCRDSSASILVRGSNLSQNEVMQVADIVSRIGNIKKENITISVKE; translated from the coding sequence ATGATTATTGAGTTAAAAAAACATAAAAATTATATAATAATTGTATGCTTCTTTATTTTATTGGGAATTCTCTATATAATTAGAAATATTGAGTATATGAAAAATGCAAAAGCCGATTCATCAAATGCAGTTCAAGTGGTTAGCAAAATAGAGGAAGAACCTTTAAATAATGTGGATTTTTTTATGGAATACCGACTAGAGCGGGATAAAATGCGTAGTGAACAGTCAGATGTTCTTAGGGAATCAATTAAAAACGGTCAAACTGAAGAAATTCGGAAAAATGCGCAGGCAAATATCTTGAAAATTCTACAGGAAAAAGAGCGGGAAAATGAAATGGAAAGTTTAATTAGGGCAAAAGGTTTTTCTGATGCATTAGTTTTTTGTCGGGATAGTTCAGCTAGCATTTTAGTTAGGGGGAGCAATTTATCACAAAACGAAGTAATGCAAGTGGCTGATATAGTGAGTAGAATCGGCAATATAAAAAAAGAAAATATAACAATCAGTGTAAAAGAATAA
- a CDS encoding Rho termination factor N-terminal domain-containing protein encodes MNLKEIKGIAKKFGIAPRSMKKAELIQAIQKAENNIPCFGTANGNCDQDKCLWRSDCLK; translated from the coding sequence ATGAATTTAAAAGAAATTAAAGGAATTGCAAAAAAATTTGGTATAGCACCTCGATCAATGAAAAAAGCTGAACTTATTCAAGCAATTCAAAAAGCTGAAAATAATATTCCTTGTTTTGGAACTGCAAATGGAAATTGTGATCAGGATAAATGCCTTTGGCGTAGTGATTGCCTAAAATAA
- the thiD gene encoding bifunctional hydroxymethylpyrimidine kinase/phosphomethylpyrimidine kinase has product MKTALTIAGSDSSGGAGIQADLKTFSALGVFGMSAITAITAQNTCGVTEIREMDSMIISAQIDAVYTDIAVNAVKIGMLSSSMIIETVAESLERNHAKNIVLDTVMISKSGSYLLKPEAVDTLKRCLIPKALIVTPNLHEASALVGFDVIDMKSMKKAALVLNEMGAAYVVVKGGHLEGDACDLLYDGKEMMVFPNKRIRTIHTHGTGCTFSSAIAAGLAKGLEIKDAVRVAKEYVTIAIKHGFSLGKGVGPTHHFYDLYKKAGLI; this is encoded by the coding sequence ATGAAAACAGCGTTAACAATAGCGGGATCTGATTCAAGTGGTGGTGCTGGAATTCAAGCAGATTTAAAAACATTTTCGGCTTTAGGCGTATTTGGAATGAGTGCAATTACTGCAATTACAGCGCAAAATACTTGTGGTGTAACTGAGATTCGAGAGATGGATTCGATGATTATTAGTGCTCAAATTGATGCAGTATATACAGATATTGCAGTTAATGCAGTTAAAATAGGGATGTTATCTAGCAGTATGATTATTGAAACTGTTGCAGAGAGTTTAGAGAGAAATCATGCGAAGAATATTGTATTAGACACAGTAATGATTTCAAAGAGTGGCAGCTATTTATTAAAACCAGAGGCGGTAGATACATTAAAAAGATGTCTTATTCCAAAAGCATTAATTGTTACGCCAAATTTACATGAGGCAAGTGCGCTAGTAGGGTTTGATGTAATAGATATGAAATCAATGAAAAAAGCTGCGCTTGTATTAAATGAGATGGGAGCAGCATATGTTGTAGTGAAAGGTGGGCACTTAGAAGGTGATGCATGTGATTTATTATATGATGGGAAAGAGATGATGGTTTTTCCGAATAAAAGAATTCGAACGATTCACACACATGGTACGGGATGTACCTTTTCATCTGCAATTGCAGCTGGATTAGCAAAAGGGCTAGAGATAAAGGATGCTGTTCGTGTGGCAAAGGAATATGTTACGATTGCAATAAAACATGGATTTTCATTAGGAAAGGGCGTAGGACCGACGCATCATTTTTATGATTTATATAAAAAGGCTGGATTAATTTAA
- a CDS encoding DUF2273 domain-containing protein → MEFKGYINSLIEKLKEKNSGKTIGSIVGFFMGALILYVGFLKTLFIILCVLIGFFIGKRVDDKDDLMEIVNKIIPSGFKRY, encoded by the coding sequence ATGGAGTTTAAAGGCTATATAAATTCGCTGATAGAAAAACTAAAAGAGAAAAATTCAGGAAAGACGATAGGGTCAATTGTTGGATTCTTTATGGGAGCGCTTATTTTATATGTAGGTTTTTTAAAAACTTTGTTTATTATTTTATGTGTATTAATAGGTTTTTTTATTGGAAAACGCGTAGATGATAAAGATGATTTAATGGAGATTGTTAATAAGATTATTCCTTCGGGATTTAAGAGATACTAA